TCTTCACCTTTTAAGTATTTCTTGAGAGCATAAAATCTAAATGCATACTCCTTAGGCAATTCTCCATTCATTTCATAAAATGATATATATGAATAATCTATTGCTACTTCAGTGTTATCAGCTATATTCGTTGCTTCTTTAATTCTTCTTCTCTTCAATAACATTTCCATTAGATTAATTCTATACTTTAGCCCTGTAACATTTATTTGTTTTTCTTTTTCTATATGTTTAATGAGCCTTTCACCAATTGTCCAAAACTCATCTTTTATAGAATAATTTAATTCTACGAAGGCAACAGCACATGCTGCAAACATATCTATATCATCGGAGTAACCAATTATTAACTCTGCTTTCTCTATGAATCCATGTAATAATAAACTATAGGTGACATCGTAATATCCCTGTGAGGGATATGGACTCCATCTATGTAACCACTTTACAGCATCTTTAGCACCATATCTCATCGCTATATATATAGCCAATCTAGATATATCTATTTTTTCAACTCTATGATTTAAATTTCTATCAGTATCTTTCTCTTCTTTATACTGGTTTATTTTTATTAGAGAAGACTTAAAAAATTGATCTGCTAGTTTATAGTCTTCAAGTAGTGAATTTGTATATGTTTGTAACGTTAGTTCACTCAAAGAATGAAATTCTGATTTGACTAGGATATACCGGTCAATGGTACTTTCAAATCCTAACTTCTTTGCCAACCCCATATTTTCTAATATAATTTCTTTTACTCCAGCATCAGTAGCTTTACACTTTGTCTGTATGTATAATAATTTGTATGCATCTAACCTATACTTTTCATTACAGATTTCATCTATTGAAAAAGCACTTTTTATCCTTTTAGATATAATTTCATTTTTTTCATCTTCAATTAACGGAATACTAATGTTTTTAGTTGTATAAATAGAACTTAAAATCTCATCTAGTTTTTTTGCTTTTTCCAAAAATATATGTAAATATTTTATAGAATAATAATCATCAAGACGTCTATTGTATAGGGTTTCTGCAATCTTCATAATTGCTGACTCGCTACTTTTAGCAGTAGTTCTTAAATACTCCTCAAAGTCTTCATCTCTAAAAGTTATGATACCATTGCCAAAGTAAACACCTATTAAATATTCTGAGCAGGCACTCGCTAGTTTTTCAGTATTATAATCAGTTGAACTTGTAATAATATCAACAGGAATTGGTCTGGGTAATTCGACTAATGCTCTACATAGTTCTTCGAAAGATATCATTTCTGAAGATATTCTACTATCTACTTTCCTTATTGCATCTTCAAATATTCCTTTTAAGTTCTTTCCATTTGGATTGAGATATTCTAAAGCTTCCCCAATATTATGAGATATCTTAGAAAAAACATAATACTGAACTCTTGGATTGCCATTAGTAAGTTGTCTTATCTCTTCACTTTGAATATCTGATACATTTTTATAAAACATATCTATATAATTACGTTGCTCCTTTTTACTAAATCCTTTCAACTCAATCTGAACCGTTCCATAGGGCAATTCAAATTTATTTAATCGCTCTGTTCTTGATGTGACTAGAATAGCAACGTTTTCTGGTAATGTAATTTTCATGAGTTTATCTGCAAAACACCTATCCCCCAGCACTTCTGATGCTGAATAACTATTGTCCACTGCATCCAATATAACTAAAATAACCGCATTCTGATTTATTTTCTTTACATAATCAGATGCTTGGTAAAGTCTGGTTGATAAGCTTTTCAGATATTCACTTTCCTCCAAATTTGTTCTAACTAGAAAAGGTGTATAGCATTTCAGTGCTAATTCATTACTCAATTGTATAATTGCATTTTTATATGTATGCAATGGTGTTGATGGATCTAAATATGAGCCACCACCAAAACAATCATACAATAATACTTCGGAACCACTCGGTAGACTATTCTCTAAATCAGATATTACACTTGTTTTTCCTATTCCACCAGTTGCATGTAAACAAATATGTTGCATTCTATTAATAACTATCTCCTTAACAATATCAGCACTCACATCTCGTTTAACATATTGTTGTGGTTTTATTATTTGTGAACTTGCTGGAAACAAACTATCAGGTATTGTATTAAAGAAACTTGCCACGATATTTTTATCAATTGGTTCCGCCTCATTTTCTTCAGGTGACATTTGCTTTCTTATAAACTGAATCAATTTATCATAATTTGCTTTCAAATCTAATATACCCAATTTGGCTAAAGAAGTGATTACCTCTGATTCCTGTATATCCCTTATTCCTGTACCACATTCACTGAAATCAATACTTTTTATAAACCCTATAAATTCAGCACTGCTTAATTTCGTGTTTTCATAAAACAATTTTAGATGCTGGTGATCTTTTTGGGGAATTAGTCTCTTTAACTCAATATACTTTGTACAGTTACTTTCTTCTATTGTTTCATGGTATTTATTTAATTGATTTTTAAATTTTTCATCTATTTCCCTATTAGTTACTAGTTTTAATTGCAATTTCTCTATATCTTTGGGGTATTTTTTTAAAAAGCCTTTATAGGTTTGAGCTAATCGTTGAATTATTGAGTTGTCTTTTTTACTATTAGTAGTTGCTGATAGAGAAGAAAATGTCCAAGGCAAATCTCCATGACGAGTACTATATTTTAACTGCGAAAATATTACTTTTGTAGCATCTTTATACTTTCGACCTCCAAAATACTCCGCTACATCTATTGATAGTAATGCATTTCCATCATCTTCAAATACTATACTATCTTCAATATTTGGTCCCTCAACACATAATGCCTCAAAATCTGTATGAGGTTCTAATAGTTTTAATGCTTTCTTCGCAGACCAAATAAAATGAAAATCGTCTCCTGCATTTGACTCTCTTGCCCCTGTCATTTCCTTCATAATAAATCCACCTCTATATTCTATATAATTACAATAAATTTACCAGTATCACTAACCCCTATAATTTACTATTTACTTCTCTTCTAATGAACTTATCAAGTCTTTATAATAATGGTCTTCTGTCAAGAAAAAGGACAAGTTAAATATGTATAAATTCTTAGTTTTAAGTTAACCTGCAAAGCTAGCTTCAAAATCATGAGGTGATTGCATGTTACAACAACTATGAATTCTTGTTGTATTATAAAACGTTTCGATATATTCGAAAACTAGCTCGTGGGCATGCTTAAGATGCTTAATCACAAAGCGATTAAGCCATTCTCGTTTTATAAGTGCATGAAATGATTCAATACACGCATTGTCCCAAGGTGTACCTTTGGCTGAATAACTTCGAATGAAGTCTTTGGCTGGCATTTCAGCGATATACGCTTTTGAAACATATTGGCAGCCGCGATCACTGTGTATAATAATCGGATGGTTTGTCTGTCGATTTTTCTTGGCCTTTTGAATAGCTTTAATGACACCTTGTGTTGATAAACTATCTGATAAGTGCCACCCTATAATTTTCCGTGAAAATAAGTCCATTACAGAAGTTAAATACATAAAACCAGAAAGTGTATGGATATATGTTATATCAGTAACCCATACTGCATTTGGTTTATCAGGCGTAAAATGCCTTGCTAAAACATTCTTTAGCTTTATATCGAAGTCTGGATCGATTGTAGTCTTTACATAAGGACGAACCCATATGGCTCTGATTCCTAGTTCTTTCATGTAAGTACTTACAGTTCTTTCTGCAATTACATGGCCTCTAGAACAAAGAATTGAAGCGATTTTTGGTGCTCCATATATTTGTTTAGATTCATTATATATTTCGGTTATTTCATCAGAAACTTCTTGTTTACGTATTTCTTGATTAGATGGTGTTCTTTTAAGCCAACTGTAGTATCCGGATGTTGAAACGCCTACAAGTGTAAGCACACTGTTAACTGAAATCTTGCGTTCCTTGCTAGTCTCGTGCGTCTAACTATATAATGTTTGAGTTAATCGTTCAGTATGCTTATGGCCTTTTTTAAGATTTCTAATGCGTCTTGTGAATCACGTAGTTCTTTTTTTAATTTAGCAATTTCTTTTTCGGCATCAGAACTGTAATTCCCTGATCCACGATGTTCTACCTGACCATCATTGTGCTTAGCACTTGTAATCCACTTACTTAGTGTTGATTGGCCTATTTTCAGGTCGGTTGCTACAACTTTTACTGATTTTCCTGATGAATAATAATAATTTACTGCATCTTGCTTAAATTCTGCTGAATATGACTTTTGTTTTCTTCCCATAAATAGATTCTCCTTTGACTAATTCTATTGTAACTTAGTTTTAAGATTTACTCTATTTAAGTTGTCCTATTTATATTCTAGCTCCATAATATTTTTTATAGTTATAAAGTCAATTTATAATTCATTAGTATATATGTAATATTATCCAATTTATTATACGCCTTTTCAATACCAAAAACAAAACATTAAATGATTGTTTTAATTTAGTGAGTCGATTTACCTCAGTATCATCTAGATAACTTCATCTGTTATGTTAATGATAAAATCTTAATTTAAATCTATACCACTTTTTTGTTTTTCCAGAATTATCAATATATATATATTACTAATTCCATTATTTCTTCATCATATAGCAAAAGCTTATTCTATAAATCAAATATAGTTGTAATTACCCACATGCTAAGTTTTCATTAACTTTCTAAATTTCCCTAAAGATTACTATTATTATAACTCTAGTACGTTACATATCGCAATATTAATAGTTAGAATTTTATTTGATTATCTAAAAAAGTCCAAGAATACTCGAACCTTCTTGGACTTTATAATATTTAATTGACGCAAAAAAACTCATTTCCAAACCTAAACCTAACCTCAATCCTATCCACCGAATACACCATTACCCCTTCAACGAAGGTATCATATAACTCCTTAGTCAACGTATTTGCTCCATAAAATACTTTAGCTGTCTTCGCTTCTTCTGATTCCCCATAAACCAGCTCCTTTTCTATAATCTCCCTTAGCTCAACTGTCTTCTTTTCGATTTCAGCTATTCTAGTATTAATCTCATCCGACCTATCTATAAACTCCACCTTTGAAATCTGATGCATTTTATAATCTTCGTACATAGCCATCTTATCACTTTTTAGCTTCACTATCTTTTCCTTATGCTTTTTAATTGAACCTTCTAGTTTCGCCTTCTCATCTTCCTTGGCTTGTACACTACTTTTCTTAAGTTCATCATACGAGATTAACACCTCCATATGCTTCTTAATAAGTTCAAAGACTATCCCCTGTAACTCATCAATAAATATCCTCTCATGAAAGCAGTTATTCTCACCCGAATACCAGTTATTGATACAAAAGAATTTAGGTCTTTTCTTGGCTGTACGGTGTAATTTTGAGTTGCATCCACCACATCTTACATTGGATAAAACGTGCTGTTTTCTAATATTTGATTGTTTTGATTTGACTAAATACCTGTCTTTTCGTAGCTCCATAACCTTATCAAAATCAACTTGAGAGATTATAGGCTTATGTGTATCTTCAATGATGATCCAGTCTTCTTTCTTTTTATATTCACATTTTGCAGAACCAACCTTTGTGACACCTCTTCTGTTACTGATTAACTTACCTGTATACCTTTCTTCTTTTAGAATTCTATCGATGTAGTCTCTTTTCCAAAACATCTTTTCAACAGAATCACTGTTAATGGTACATGAACCATAACTACTACCCATGCTCTTTTTATATTGTAATGGGGTTAGTACATTCTCATCATTTAGAATTCTCGCTATATCTGTCATACCAGTACCTTCAAGATATAGTTTATATATTCGTTTTACAACCTTTGATGCTACTGGATCAATGATTAGCTTATGTTTGTCCTTCTTATCCTTAAAGTAGCCGTAAAAGGCATAAGCACTAATGAACTTGCCTTGTCTTTTTAGAGCTTGATGAGCTGATTTTACTTTCTTTGATATATCTTTTGCATATAGATCATTAATTAGGTTCTTAAAAGGGATTTCGATTCCTGTCGTTGTGCCTACATTTTTATCACTGTCATAATCATCGTTGATGGCTATAACACGAACGCCAAGGAAGGGAAATATCTGTTCAAGATAATTCCCCATCTCAAGGTAGTTCCTCCCAAGTCTTGATAAGTCTTTTACAATGATGCAGTTGATATATCCTTTTTTTGTTTGCTCTAATAGTTTAATCATACTGGGTCTGTTGAAGGTTGTACCTGAGTAACCATCATCAACATATTCAATGACTTTTGCTGAGGATAATTCAGGACTCTTATTGATATATGTACTGAGCAAATCCCTTTGATGTTTTACGCTATTACTTTCACCAATGTTTTGGTCATCTGCTGATAGACGTATGTAGGTTGCTATGGTATACATTTTTTTATTCATGAATACCACCACCCATCTTATCATTTACATGATTCTTATAACGCTCATTAGCCATCTGAGCTTTATTAAATAAATCTTCTGTTATAATAGGCTCGTGCATATTCTTGACAATAGTCCAGTCTTCCCTTGGTATATTTTTTATCTTGTTGCTACCACATGAAATAACCCTCGCAACACCCTGTACAACATGACCAAGATAAACTTGTTTGGTCAGCATAGCGTATATGGCAGATTTTAGCCATAATACGTCCTTATATCTTCTGCTCTTGGTTTCTCCTTTTAGATATCTATGTCTCATGGGAGATGGTATATTCTCATCATTAAGTTTTCTCGTAATTTCTTTTACTGATTGTCCATCAGCTCTCCAAGTAAAAATATTTTTTATGATGGGAGCTGTTTCTTCATCTATGACAAGTTGATAGCTGTTATTAGGGTCTTTTCTGTAACCGTAAGGTGCATAAGTGCCTATGAAATTTCCCTTTTGTTGTTGAAGCTTCTTTTGTGAGCATACTTTCTTGGATAAATCTTTTGAATAGGCTGCATTGACTAAGTTTTTAAGAGCTATCATGAGTCCCGCATTTGTATCTGTATCTGCACTATCATAGCTATCATTAATGGATATGAAGCGTACACCCATAAAGGGAAATATCTGCTCAATATAATGACCTGTTTCTACAAAGTTCCGTCCTAAGCGTGATAGGTCTTTGACAATGATACAATTGACTTTTCCCTTTTTAACTGCATTTATCATAGTTTTAAAGGCAGGTCTTTCAAAGTTAGTCCCTGTCATGCCATTGTCACTGTAAATTTTATAGAGCTGTAGATCAGTGTGCTGAGCTAGGTAATTCATTAATAAGTTCTTTTGAACTTCTATGCTATCACTGCCGATATTTCCGTTATCTTCATGGGATAATCTTACGTAAAGTGCTGTGTTATAGGTTTTAGTCTTCTGCTTCTTTACAGGCTTTTGTTGATTTATTGCCTTTCTGCTTACTCTTGCCATTTAAACCACCTCCGATAAAGATGTAGTTTCCAGTTCTTTATTGGATATGGATTTTATATAGCTTAGAGTTTTTTCAAAAGCACTTTGGTACTTAAAATGAATCTCTATTCTGTTTTCTTCATAAATTTGTATTTGGTCGATGAGCGTAATCATCAAATCTCTTGATAAAATATCTGCCGAATGATATTGTTTGAATCTACTAATCCACTCACTTTCAGGTGAAATGGTGTTTTTAAAATATTCTAGCTCATGATGAAGATTATCTAAGATAGCCTTTGTTTCGCCACTTCGTTCTTCATAAATATGTTTCATATCTGCATAGTCTTCTTTTTTTATTAGACCTTCTGTATAGTCTTCGTAAATGCTCACTTTAAAGCGATTTATTTTATCCCATTCCGCTTCATTTTTTACTATTAATTCCTGTATTTTGTTAATTTCACGGTTCTGAACGGAACTACCATCAATAGTTGATAAGATATTTTTCATTGATAAGATAATGTCTATATGCTTACGAATAACATGTAGTATGGTTTCTTTTAATGCTTCTTCTTTAATGGAATGATTGCTACACTTCTTTTGATTTTTATAGGTATTGCAAACATAATAGACATATTTTTTCTCACCGGATACTGCTGATTTCCTGACCATTGAATTACCACAGTCACCACAAATAAGCATACCTGAAAACAGATATACTTTCTTCTTATTAGGTGCTATACGTGTATCTTTTAGAAGTACCTCTTGTACTGTTTGGAATAGTTCCTTAGAGATAATAGGCTCGTGTACGTCCTCTACACGTATCCATTCTTCTTTTGGTTTCTCTATACGTTGTTTGATTTTATAATTGACCGTAACTCTTTTCCCTTGGGATATGACACCGATATAAACTTCGTCTTTTAATATTCTTAAAACGGACACGTGAGTCCACTTAGCTTTATCATTGACTTTGAAGGTGGTTTTGAAATTGCTTCCCTTTGATTTTTTATATTCCATAGGTGATAATACACCTAAGCTATTTAATTTATCAGCTATACCTTGATGGCTCATGCCTTCTTTTTTCCATTTGAATATAGTTCTTACGGTGTCTGCCGCTTCTTCATCAATAACCAGTTTATTATGATGCTCAGTAGATTTCTTATAACCATAGGGACTAAAAGAACCGATAAACTCACCTTTTTTTCTCTTTACATCAAACTGACTCCTGATCTTAATAGAAATATCTCTAAGATAGGCATCATTAATAAGGTTCTTAAAAGGTATTAACATGTTATCCATTGTTGATTCATTAAAACTGTCAATGCCATCATTTATGGCTATAAATCTTACGCTGAAAAAGGGAAATATTTGCTCAAGATAGCGTCCTGTATCAATGTAGTTTCTACCCATTCTTGATAGGTCTTTTACAATGACGCAATTAATACGACCAGATTTTATATCATCCATCATGGCTTGGAAGGCTGGACGCTCAAAATTGACACCTGAATAACCATCATCAATCCTTATGGACTTGAGATGCATATTTGGCTTGTTGGAAAGATAGGATTGTATCAATTCTCGTTGGTTAGCGATACTATCGCTTTCTGCTTTGTCACCATCTTCTTTGGATAAACGTAAATACATGGCAACATGATAGGTTTTTTCTTCAATATTCTTGTTCATAATGCGCCCTCCTAAATGTATAAGAATTAACTTAGAAACACATAACATTTAGGGGTAGCGTACTGCTGTCCTAATGGCATCATACCACAAGGACAGCCCAAAGTCCATAATTTGGTATATACGCTTCTAAGTTTATAAATCTGATAGGTAATGTTTCATTTTCTCTTGCATGGTTACTTTGTTTTTGTCATAGCTCACCTTGACGACCACGTTGCCACATTTATAGCAATACGGGTTTTTAACTTGATCAATGAAACTCTTTATTTTTTCTTCTTTTGATTGGTGCTTTTCTATATGTACATCTCTTATATCAACAAGTTCTTGTTTATTTACCGTTGAAACATCAATGTTTTCCATAGCTTTTAATGCTCTACCTGTTGGTAATCTTGTCATCTATTCACGCCCCTTTAAGAATCGTTTTAAGCATCTCTTAGGCATTTTATAGACCTCCTATCTACATTTCTAGTTCATTCTCATAGCTCTGCTGGTTATCCCAATCCAATCCCGAATTTTGCTTCATATTGGCTATCATATCTTTGTATTCAATGCTTGATAGTGGGTAATACTTTTTATCATTTGCATGATTATTATTTGATAA
This DNA window, taken from Maledivibacter sp., encodes the following:
- a CDS encoding IS3 family transposase, whose translation is MSVNSVLTLVGVSTSGYYSWLKRTPSNQEIRKQEVSDEITEIYNESKQIYGAPKIASILCSRGHVIAERTVSTYMKELGIRAIWVRPYVKTTIDPDFDIKLKNVLARHFTPDKPNAVWVTDITYIHTLSGFMYLTSVMDLFSRKIIGWHLSDSLSTQGVIKAIQKAKKNRQTNHPIIIHSDRGCQYVSKAYIAEMPAKDFIRSYSAKGTPWDNACIESFHALIKREWLNRFVIKHLKHAHELVFEYIETFYNTTRIHSCCNMQSPHDFEASFAG
- a CDS encoding transposase, translating into MGRKQKSYSAEFKQDAVNYYYSSGKSVKVVATDLKIGQSTLSKWITSAKHNDGQVEHRGSGNYSSDAEKEIAKLKKELRDSQDALEILKKAISILND
- a CDS encoding recombinase family protein, whose amino-acid sequence is MNKKMYTIATYIRLSADDQNIGESNSVKHQRDLLSTYINKSPELSSAKVIEYVDDGYSGTTFNRPSMIKLLEQTKKGYINCIIVKDLSRLGRNYLEMGNYLEQIFPFLGVRVIAINDDYDSDKNVGTTTGIEIPFKNLINDLYAKDISKKVKSAHQALKRQGKFISAYAFYGYFKDKKDKHKLIIDPVASKVVKRIYKLYLEGTGMTDIARILNDENVLTPLQYKKSMGSSYGSCTINSDSVEKMFWKRDYIDRILKEERYTGKLISNRRGVTKVGSAKCEYKKKEDWIIIEDTHKPIISQVDFDKVMELRKDRYLVKSKQSNIRKQHVLSNVRCGGCNSKLHRTAKKRPKFFCINNWYSGENNCFHERIFIDELQGIVFELIKKHMEVLISYDELKKSSVQAKEDEKAKLEGSIKKHKEKIVKLKSDKMAMYEDYKMHQISKVEFIDRSDEINTRIAEIEKKTVELREIIEKELVYGESEEAKTAKVFYGANTLTKELYDTFVEGVMVYSVDRIEVRFRFGNEFFCVN
- a CDS encoding recombinase family protein, producing MARVSRKAINQQKPVKKQKTKTYNTALYVRLSHEDNGNIGSDSIEVQKNLLMNYLAQHTDLQLYKIYSDNGMTGTNFERPAFKTMINAVKKGKVNCIIVKDLSRLGRNFVETGHYIEQIFPFMGVRFISINDSYDSADTDTNAGLMIALKNLVNAAYSKDLSKKVCSQKKLQQQKGNFIGTYAPYGYRKDPNNSYQLVIDEETAPIIKNIFTWRADGQSVKEITRKLNDENIPSPMRHRYLKGETKSRRYKDVLWLKSAIYAMLTKQVYLGHVVQGVARVISCGSNKIKNIPREDWTIVKNMHEPIITEDLFNKAQMANERYKNHVNDKMGGGIHE
- a CDS encoding recombinase family protein, producing the protein MNKNIEEKTYHVAMYLRLSKEDGDKAESDSIANQRELIQSYLSNKPNMHLKSIRIDDGYSGVNFERPAFQAMMDDIKSGRINCVIVKDLSRMGRNYIDTGRYLEQIFPFFSVRFIAINDGIDSFNESTMDNMLIPFKNLINDAYLRDISIKIRSQFDVKRKKGEFIGSFSPYGYKKSTEHHNKLVIDEEAADTVRTIFKWKKEGMSHQGIADKLNSLGVLSPMEYKKSKGSNFKTTFKVNDKAKWTHVSVLRILKDEVYIGVISQGKRVTVNYKIKQRIEKPKEEWIRVEDVHEPIISKELFQTVQEVLLKDTRIAPNKKKVYLFSGMLICGDCGNSMVRKSAVSGEKKYVYYVCNTYKNQKKCSNHSIKEEALKETILHVIRKHIDIILSMKNILSTIDGSSVQNREINKIQELIVKNEAEWDKINRFKVSIYEDYTEGLIKKEDYADMKHIYEERSGETKAILDNLHHELEYFKNTISPESEWISRFKQYHSADILSRDLMITLIDQIQIYEENRIEIHFKYQSAFEKTLSYIKSISNKELETTSLSEVV